GGGCTAAAATTAAGTTTAAGCGGTATTTTCTAGCTTCAGATAAAATGCCGGCAAAACTTTCCGTCGCAAAATTTTGAAATTCGTCAACGTATAAATAAAAATCGTTGCGTTGCTCTTCAGGTATGTCGACGCGGCTCATGGCGGCTAGTTGGATCTTGGTAATCATCATTGCTCCGATTAAAGCGGAAGCGTCTTCTCCAATTCGCCCCTTGGATAAATTCAAAATAAGAATTTTTTGGGAGTCCATTACTTCTCGCAAATCAATGGTTGATTTTGGTTGGCCAATAATGTTACGGATCATGGAAATAGACAAAAATTGGCCGACTTTATTTTGGATTGGGGAAATTGCTTCAACTTGGAACTGTTGATTGTACTGGGAATATTCAGCTGTCCAAAATGCCTTAACCACCGGGTCTTGGATTTTAGCGACGACCTTTTTTTGGTATTCCTTATCAATAAATAGGCGTGGGACACCCAGCAAAGTGGCGCCGGGGTAGTCGAGCAGAGCTAAAATGGCGTTGCGCAATAAATACTCCAAACGTGGCCCCCAAGAATCAGCCCATAACTTTTTAAAAACCCCAACCAGACCAGAAGCGATTAAATGTTTATGGCTGTCATGCTCAACTTCCATAACGTTAAAGGCCATCGGATAATTAGCGTCAGCGGGGTTAAAATAAATCACGTCATTAATTCGGCTGGAGGGGATGTAGCGTAAAACATTTTCCGCGGCATCGCCGTGCGGATCAACCAAGCATACGCCGTGGCCATTTTGGATGTCTTGAATGACCATGTTTTCAATAACAGTTGATTTTCCCATGCCGGTTTTTCCGATAAGGTAAGTATGCCGACGCCGGTCATCGACTTTAATGCCAAACTTTCTTTTTTGGTTGCGAAAATTAGTTTCACCTAAAATAACCACTGGGCTTGAGGTTTCCATAAATTAGACAACAGGTAAATTTTCTGGTGGACCAGCGTCTTCTGGCTGGGCCATTTCTTCGGTTGAAGCGGATTTTTCCGCTGGAGAAGCTTGAGTTTCGGCAAAAATGCTTGTCGGAAGTTCAATCGGCGGTTCGGCTCGCCTGGATTCAATAGTTTTGAGTTGCGGAGCTTTGACCTCCTTAACTGGAAAATGGTAAATTGAGGCCAATTCTTCACTGCTCATAATTTTACCATATTCTCCAGGATTTAAAGAGTGTCCGCGGTCTTTAAATTCGCTAAAAATTAAATTACGGCGCCAATTTTCGCGCCAGTCAGCAAACCAAACCAAGCCACCGGGATAAGTTCGGCTATTTAACTTCAAGGCATTTAGACTCAGGCTATTAAATTGTTTAAAGCTACCGTAAATTACTTTCAGGCCTAACTTTCTTTTGAATGATTGTTTTGGGGCCACATATACAGTTCTAATTCTGGTATGAAACCCTAATTTACCGATTTTTCTTTCAATCGCCGCAACTGTATCGGTTTGGCCGGGGGTGAGATAAAGTATTTTATTTGGTGCGTCGTCACCTCTTTTCGAGGTTGACGTAGCGGCTGCCGGATTTAACCCTTCTGAAATAATTGATGAGAGGAACTGAATCGGTTTAAATATTAAAATGTCGAGGAAGCTAGATTTTGAATGAGCTTTGCCACCGATTAATTTCTGAATTAGGCTTTCTGCGTCCTCGCCCCAATCGTTATCAGCGGGCGTGATGACTAATTGAATCCATATTTCTTCACCCGGACCAATTTTGCTTAACCCTTCCAACATTGAGGCCATCGGATCCTTGAATTCATTGCTGGCTTTATCAATGAAATCTTCAAAAGTTTTTATCGGGTAGTATTGGGGCTTTTTCATGACGATCTCAGTCCCCCACATATCGTATTGGTCGCTAGGAAAACGAATGTTCCATTTCTTAGTGTAGTCTTCAATTTCGGTGATTCTGGCGTCCGGATATTGAGCGTAAAACACTGATTCAATTAAATCGCGATAAATATCACGGGTATAGATGACAAATTGAATGTATCCGCCGATACTCACAATTTCTAAGCTAAAAGAATCATGGACCTCGCCGCTCCACCATTTATCGTAAATACCGAAAGTTTGATGCGCGCCGGTGAAATGTTGAAATAAATTCTCGATCGCTTTGGGATTTTGTTCATTTTCAAGCGGCACATCCACCGCGAGTAGAATATAATTTTTATGCTTGCGTGCCATGTTACGAATCCAAAGCAAGTACATCCATACGATCATCACGTCAAATCCAATAAATAAAATAACCCAGCCAAAACTCTGGGTAAAAAACCACCATACCAGCGAGAATAAACCTGCCGGCCCTTGATTGATTGCGTCAACTAAACTAGGCATGGGCTTAAATTTTATTTTTATTTTTTAGGTTACAAGCGAATACAAACCATTTTGATCTTTAGTAAATTTAGATTTATCAGTTAAGGCTAAATAAATAGTGCTCTTTTTGACCATTCTTTGCTTCAAAACCGTGTCAGTAATTTTTTCCTTAGACATTGGCGAATCTGAATTTTTTAGAATATCAACTATAACATCGGCTACAGTACCGGTTTTATATCCCCATTCAGACAAAGCATAAATACCCCGGCCGACTAAAATAAAACGGTCATCTAAAATTAATTCGTTATGGATAGTGGCGGGCCGGGCAATTTTTTGATCAAATTTAGCTTGGTTAATAATATCGGCTATTTTGACGAAGTGCAACGGCTTTTCAGTCTGCCTAAAGATTAAATAAATTTTGTCTGACATCCGCTTTGGCTTAACTGTCGGCCAATCCACCAAACCCCATTGATCCAGGATGTTGTTATCAATTTTTTGGCTGAGTGTTAAATAAGCTTGTAAAATCTTGTTAATGTCTTGCCCCTCGGAGTTTAAATGAGTTGGCAAGACTTTATTGATTCGCTCGTTAAATTTTTCACGAGTTTTAATTTTTTCCAATAAAGTGTTAAATTTTAAGAGTTCTTTTTCAGCTTTTAACACATCAATCACCTCATCAAGTATCTCATGAACGTATTCAGTTTTAACATCGGTTAACTTCCAAGCTTCTTTAATTTTTGAGTTAGGCCTAACCAAATCAACATCGTCTAATAACTGGTTTAAAATAAAACTAGTAGCTAGCCGGTTAGTGTCATGGTTTTCAGAGTAGTTTAATAAACTGTCAACTAAATGGCCGTGCTCCATAATACCGCCGTGTTCCTTTAAAGTGGCGGTAACTAGGTGGCGTATGTCTTCCATCTCAGCTAAAAAATTATCCAGCTCTTTAAGCTTTTTAATACTCAATGATTGAATTTGGCGGATCCTTTCACGAGTAATGCTATAGGCCTTACCAATTTCTTCTAAAGTTTGCCTGGGTTGAGTGTCTAGCCCATAGCGGCGGGTAATAATTTCTCTTTCTTTGGAGTTTAAATTTTTAAGTAAATTATTAAGAAACTCCGCTGGATTAAACTGCGAAGCTTCCTGAAGCTTTTGGCTCGCGATAATTTTGTCGAAGATTGAATTATCTCCAGGCATATGAAAATATAGCTTATTTTAGCGTAATTTGCTTTAATAAACTTTAATATATCACAAAAGCTAAAATTAGTCAAGTTTAACTTTCGAAATAATTATTGATTTAAAACTTGGCTACTTTCGCTTTTTGCCAATGAGAACAAGCAGTGGGCTGGCTAAAAAGATAGAGGAATAAGTTCCAATTGCAACTCCAATAATTAAAGCTAAAACGAAATCACGGGTTGTTGATCCTCCAAAAATCAAAATCGCGAGAAGCGCCAGCATGGTGGTCGCCGAGGTGTTAATAGAACGGATGATTACTTCCCTAACGCTATTTTCAACAATCGGCTCAAACTCCATGAATTTATGTTTAGCGGCTAAGTTTTCCCGGATCCGGTCGAAAACTACGATGGTGTCATTTACTGAGTAACCTAAAATTGTTAATGCGGCGGCAATAAATGGCGCTGTAATTTCAATCCCATAAAAATTACCAAGCACCGAGAAAATCCCCAAAGTAATAATGATATCGTGGGCCACAGCGACGATAGCAATAATGCCATATTTCCACGAGGCGACGGGCTCGCTGACTTTTCTGAAGGCCCAAGCAATATAAATGACAATTGCTAAAACGGCGATGGCTAAGGCATAGGCTGTTTTGGTTTTAAGCTCTTGGCCAATACTTGGCCCTATAGAATCCAGCCTAAGCTCCACCACCTCACTGTCATAATTATCACGGATAAAACTTATTAATTCTTGGTGGGCGGCTTCTCCGGATTCTCGTGTTTTAATTGATAAACTATTTTCTTCAACCGGTTGAACGGCGACACTAGTAAAGCCCTGCGCTTCAATTCGGCTAGTTATTTCTCCTGGCGCTGGACGGTCTTGAGTAAATTGTAAATCAACTAAATTCCCACCCACAAAATCAACGCCCAAATTAAGTTGCCAAGTAGCCAATGCGACAATTGCGACTACTACTAGCCCGCCAGAAATTATAAACCAAATTATTTTATGCTTAATTATTTTAATCATCACGCAAATATATTTTTTTAGCGCTAACCCCATACAACCATAAATTGTTTTTTACCCAAAAGCCAATTAAGTAGAGCAGGTACCGAGAAACCACTAAGGCTGAAAATACCGATACAATAATACCAATCGACAAAGTAATCGCAAAACCCTTCACTAGGCTCGTAGAAAAGCTCATTAAAATAATACAGGTCAGAAGTGTAGATAAATTGCCGTCAAAAATTGCGGGCCAGGCCCTGGTAAAAGCGTCTTTAATTGCGCCATGGATTGATTTTTTCAATTTTAATTCTTCTTTTAGCCTTTCGTACACCAAAACATTAGCGTCTACTGCCATGCCTAATGATAAAATAAATCCAGCGATTCCAGAAAGCGTCAAAGTAACTGGAATTATTTTAAACAAGGCCAGCATAATAGCGCCATAGATTAGCAATGAAACTGCGGCGATTAATCCAGGCAAGCGGTAAGTCAAAATCATAAATATCAACACCAATACAAAGCCTAAAACTGCGGCCTCTAAGCTTTTGTCGACTGATGTTTGTCCCAAGCTTGCCCCCACGCGCTGTTGTGAGATTAGCTCAATTGGTACCGGCAACGCTCCGGCATTTAGCCTACGGGCTAAAGTTTGAGCTTCATCAATGCTGAAATTCCCGGTAATCACGGCTTGTCCCCCAGCAATTTCATCTTGCACAGTCGGTGCGCTAATCAACTGTCCATCAAGAAATATCCCGACTTGCTTTCCGATGTTGCGAGAGGTTATGTCTTGGAATAATTTAGATCCCTCTGAATTAAATTCAACTCCGACTTGAGCAATGCCGGTCAGGTTATCAAACTCTACTCGCGCGCGAGATAAATATTCGCCGGTCAAACCGGTATTTTGCCAATCAATCCCAGTGTTATCTGCTTGGGGTGTAGTAAATAAAATATGGCTTGACCTAACCTCGAGCGCTGTTTCCCCAGTCTCAGTGGCTCCTTCTTGCTCGCCGGTTTTTTTAATAATGTGGAAACCAAATGGAGTTTGGACAAGCTCGGGGTAAATCTCATCGATTGCAAGTTTGTCAAATATTACCTCTTCAAAAGCCGGCACTAAAAGGCCGCGCTGAACATAGCCAAGATCGCCACCTTGATCTTTATTAGATAAGTCTTCAGAGTTTTCAGCGGCCAGCTGTTCGAAATTCTCGGGGTTTTCTAAAACTTGATTGAGCACGTTTTGAGCCCGGTTTTTAATTTCCAAAATTTCTGCAGTTCGTTGGTCGTCTTCTTTACCAGCTTCGTTTTCAGGCGTCACAGTTTTAGCTTCTTTAAACTCCAGTAGCGGAGTTTCGCCGATCATGGCAATGGCCGCATCGATATCGTCAACCCCAGCTAATTCTACGGTCACTCGCCAGTCATTTCCGGACTGATTAGTTTGAACTAATGGTTCGGACACCCCAAAGGCATTAACGCGCCGCTCAATTACATCCCTAACGCCCTCGACAGCGTCGGACGGGTCGTTCGAGCCAATTTGTGTGATGTCGGCTTGATAAATTAACCTCGCTCCTCCTTGGAGATCTAAACCCAACCGAAAATCAGATTGAGGCAGGCCCGGGATGAAATTGAAGATGGACGGGAAATCAAAGGCTGAAAGCAAAAAGCCACCAGCTAAAATTAAAACAGTAATAATGTAAATTTTACCTTTAGATTTCATATCCTATGGTGGGTCGTGCAGGATTCGAACCTGCGACCATCAGCTTAAAAGGCTGCTGCTCTACCAACTGAGCTAACGACCCTTTCAGGCATTGACTGCCATTTATCTCGCTCAAGCATGATTTTGAACCCCCATACTATATCAAAAAGTTTCGTAAATGGCAACAATAGGGTAACTTTGATATACTAAACTGCATGCATGAAGTAGTTTGGCATAATTTATCAACCCACCAAGTTTTAGCTAAGCTAGAAACAACTGATCAGGGCTTAAGTCAAAAGCAAGTTGAGCTTCGCCAAAAAAAATACGGTAAAAATAAATTACCGTCCGCAAAACCGCTTTCACGGTTCAAAATTTTGATTTCTCAATTTACAAGCCCGTTGGTGTATGTTTTGCTTTTTGCGGCTTTGGTTTCTTTATATCTTAGAGAGTTGACGGATTTCAGTGTTATTGCTTTAGCCTTGATAGTAAATACACTAGTTGGTTATATCCAAGAGAATAAGGCTAACCGGGCGATAACTCAACTGCGCAAATTAATTCATCCAGAAGCATTGGTTATCAGGGATAATGAGCCGGTTAAGTTAGACACGGCGGAACTTGTGCCTGGTGATGTCGTGATATTAGAAGCTGGTGATCGAGTTGGCGCTGATGCACGAGTGATTGAATCACAAAATTTACAACTCGTAGAATCCATGTTAACCGGGGAATCATCACCGTCTGACAAATCGACCAAGAAAATCGATCAGGGTGTAGAATTAGCCGAGAGAGAAAATATGGTTTATATGGGCACGGTAGTCAGTTACGGTCGGGGCAAGGCGGTTATTACCCATACTGGCGTGAATACTGAAATCGGCAAGATCACAAAACTTATCAAGCATACTAAGGAAGAAAAAACTCCGCTGCAAAAAAATCTTTTAAGATTCAGCCGTCAAATTAGCTTAGCAGTTTTAATTATTGCGCTGACAATTTTAGTGATAGGCCTTTTTAGGGGCTTTAGCGTTTTCCCAAACCATGCCACTGGAGAAGAAGGCATTTTTAATTTAGCAGTGGCAATTGCCGTTGCCGCAATACCTGAAGGTCTGTTGGTCTCAGTCACGGTCGTATTGGCGCTTGGGTTGCAGGCAATATTAAAAAAGAAAGCATTAGTGCGTAAAATGCTTGCGGTTGAGACAATTGGGGCTGTGTCAGTGATTTGTACTGATAAAACAGGCACATTAACATTAGGCAAGATGAAAGTTGACCAACTTTATACTTTTCGTAATGCCTCCGCACCAAACAAGTTTAAATTGGCCGATAAAAAAGAGTTTGACGAGGCCGCTCATCATATAATAAAAACAGGCGTGTTGTGCAATAACGCGATAGTCACGCATCAAGACGACCCCTTAAAATCCCCTACCATTGTCGGAATGCCTACGGAAGTTGCCTTAATTGACGCTGGTTTAAACCTAGATGTCGAGAAAAGCAAGTTGGAAAAAGAGTTTCCTCGCGTGGATGAGGTTCCGTTTACTTCTGAGGAAAAATTTATGGCTACTTTAAACGGCAATAGCACTCAAACTGTATACGTCAAGGGGGCGCCGGAAAAAGTACTGTCTTTTTGTTCTAAGGCCTTGTTTGGCAATAAAGAGGTAGAATTGGATAGAGAATCAGTTAAAACTATAAAATTGACTTATGAAAAAGCAACCGCTTCGGGTTTGCGGTTGCTCGCCTGCGCTTACAAGAAAAATGTTCAAGGTGGATTAAGCGAGAATCTAAGCGGTCTGGTGTTCACGGGGTTAGTCGCCTTAAAGGATCCGCTACGGCCGGAAGTTAAGGACACTATCAAATTGACTCAAAAAGCGGGCATCAAAACAGTCATTATTACCGGCGACCACCCCTTAACAGCTAAAGCTATAGTCTCTGAGCTGGGGTTTAAGGTAACCAAAGATAACATTTTAGTCGGTTCTGAACTGGATAAATTATCAGATAGAGAGTTTAACCAAAAAGTGAAGGATATTTTAATTTACGCACGGACCGAACCGAGGCATAAAATTCGCATTGTTGAGGCGTGGCAGTCGTTGGGCGAAGTTGTGGCGATGACCGGTGACGGCATTAATGATTCGCCGGCAGTCAAAAAAGCTAATGTCGGTATTGTAGTTGGATCAGGCACCGAAGTGGCTAAAGAGTCAGCTGATATCATTTTACTTGATAATAATTTTAAAACAATCACTGACGCGATTTGGCAAGGACGTAAGATTTTTGAAAACATTAAAAAAATTATTTTATATCTTTTAACTGATAGCTTTTCAGAAGTAATTTTAGTTACTGGCGCACTCCTTTTTGGGCTACCCCTGCCTGTGACAGCTGTGCAAATTTTATGGATCAATTTAATTACTGATGGTTTGCCAGGCGTGTCGCTTACATTTGAACCTGGCGAAGAGGGGGTAAAAGAAGAACCTCCTCGCAAACCGCAAAAAGGGATTTTTGATCGTGAAATGAAATTCATTATTTTTTTAGTTGCTATTATAGTTGACATAATATTGCTGACATTATTTTTCTTACTTATAAAAGATGCTTTCGCGTTGAATTTTACGATTGATCACATCCGCACCATCATTTTCGCATCACTTGGCATTGACTCATTATTTTATGTTTACAGCATTAGAACCATGAAAAAACCATTTTATAAATCCCCTCTTTTCAATAACCGAATTTTGAATTATTCGGTTATCGCCGGTTTCTTTCTCCAACTTTTACCTATTTATGTGCCGTTTTTGCAAAAAGTCTTTAGCACAGTCCCATTAAGTTGGGAATGGCTACCCATACTGGCATTGGCGGCAATTAAAATTTCTTTAATTGAATTAGTTAAGCACATTTTCCACAAGCCCAACTTAACATTTGCTAAGCGTCTTAGAGCCGCCTGATTTATTTTTATTGTATTTTGTAGTATAATATTACGGTTACTGACATTAGAATGCGTTTGTTTAAGCTTAAAAAGAAAGTTATTATTGGCGCCGAAATTATAGTGCTCATTTTAGTAGGGGCCTCTTTGTATGGTTTAGCGCGAAAGAATAATGATATTAACAGAGAAATTAATTCGCTAGAAATTGACATTGATGAATTGGGCCAGCGTGAACTAGAGCTTAATGAATTAGTGAAATATTTTGACAGTCAAGCGTATTTAGAACAAAAAGCCAGACTTGAATTAGGGCTACAAAAGCCCGGCGAATCGATTGTGATATTAAACTATAAAGATCCAGATATTGCTGATAGAATGCCAATTAATAGCTATAGTGAATCGATCGCCGTCAATAAAAAGCCTAAAAACAACTTATTTAAATGGTTTAATTATTTATTTCCCAACTAAATGGCAAAATCAAAA
Above is a window of Candidatus Buchananbacteria bacterium CG10_big_fil_rev_8_21_14_0_10_42_9 DNA encoding:
- the secF gene encoding protein translocase subunit SecF: MIKIIKHKIIWFIISGGLVVVAIVALATWQLNLGVDFVGGNLVDLQFTQDRPAPGEITSRIEAQGFTSVAVQPVEENSLSIKTRESGEAAHQELISFIRDNYDSEVVELRLDSIGPSIGQELKTKTAYALAIAVLAIVIYIAWAFRKVSEPVASWKYGIIAIVAVAHDIIITLGIFSVLGNFYGIEITAPFIAAALTILGYSVNDTIVVFDRIRENLAAKHKFMEFEPIVENSVREVIIRSINTSATTMLALLAILIFGGSTTRDFVLALIIGVAIGTYSSIFLASPLLVLIGKKRK
- the secD gene encoding protein translocase subunit SecD; the protein is MKSKGKIYIITVLILAGGFLLSAFDFPSIFNFIPGLPQSDFRLGLDLQGGARLIYQADITQIGSNDPSDAVEGVRDVIERRVNAFGVSEPLVQTNQSGNDWRVTVELAGVDDIDAAIAMIGETPLLEFKEAKTVTPENEAGKEDDQRTAEILEIKNRAQNVLNQVLENPENFEQLAAENSEDLSNKDQGGDLGYVQRGLLVPAFEEVIFDKLAIDEIYPELVQTPFGFHIIKKTGEQEGATETGETALEVRSSHILFTTPQADNTGIDWQNTGLTGEYLSRARVEFDNLTGIAQVGVEFNSEGSKLFQDITSRNIGKQVGIFLDGQLISAPTVQDEIAGGQAVITGNFSIDEAQTLARRLNAGALPVPIELISQQRVGASLGQTSVDKSLEAAVLGFVLVLIFMILTYRLPGLIAAVSLLIYGAIMLALFKIIPVTLTLSGIAGFILSLGMAVDANVLVYERLKEELKLKKSIHGAIKDAFTRAWPAIFDGNLSTLLTCIILMSFSTSLVKGFAITLSIGIIVSVFSALVVSRYLLYLIGFWVKNNLWLYGVSAKKIYLRDD
- a CDS encoding ATPase, which produces MHEVVWHNLSTHQVLAKLETTDQGLSQKQVELRQKKYGKNKLPSAKPLSRFKILISQFTSPLVYVLLFAALVSLYLRELTDFSVIALALIVNTLVGYIQENKANRAITQLRKLIHPEALVIRDNEPVKLDTAELVPGDVVILEAGDRVGADARVIESQNLQLVESMLTGESSPSDKSTKKIDQGVELAERENMVYMGTVVSYGRGKAVITHTGVNTEIGKITKLIKHTKEEKTPLQKNLLRFSRQISLAVLIIALTILVIGLFRGFSVFPNHATGEEGIFNLAVAIAVAAIPEGLLVSVTVVLALGLQAILKKKALVRKMLAVETIGAVSVICTDKTGTLTLGKMKVDQLYTFRNASAPNKFKLADKKEFDEAAHHIIKTGVLCNNAIVTHQDDPLKSPTIVGMPTEVALIDAGLNLDVEKSKLEKEFPRVDEVPFTSEEKFMATLNGNSTQTVYVKGAPEKVLSFCSKALFGNKEVELDRESVKTIKLTYEKATASGLRLLACAYKKNVQGGLSENLSGLVFTGLVALKDPLRPEVKDTIKLTQKAGIKTVIITGDHPLTAKAIVSELGFKVTKDNILVGSELDKLSDREFNQKVKDILIYARTEPRHKIRIVEAWQSLGEVVAMTGDGINDSPAVKKANVGIVVGSGTEVAKESADIILLDNNFKTITDAIWQGRKIFENIKKIILYLLTDSFSEVILVTGALLFGLPLPVTAVQILWINLITDGLPGVSLTFEPGEEGVKEEPPRKPQKGIFDREMKFIIFLVAIIVDIILLTLFFLLIKDAFALNFTIDHIRTIIFASLGIDSLFYVYSIRTMKKPFYKSPLFNNRILNYSVIAGFFLQLLPIYVPFLQKVFSTVPLSWEWLPILALAAIKISLIELVKHIFHKPNLTFAKRLRAA